Proteins encoded together in one Pantoea sp. At-9b window:
- a CDS encoding ABC transporter permease yields MNSTLRYIGFRLLQVIPTVIIIILLAFGLMKLAPGDLADVIAAQSGGASAEYMHEMRQLYGLDVPLWQQFTHYLNAIFHLNLGYSFLYNSSVSDLIISRLPATLLLALTAIFFALVLGVLLGILAARYRGSWIDGLISVFSTLGFATPLFWIGLLLIVAFSLKLPWLPSGGFSTVGANYVNIWQHIADVLHHLILPAFSLSLFFLSVYVRLRSV; encoded by the coding sequence ATGAACAGCACCCTAAGATACATAGGCTTTCGGCTTCTACAGGTCATTCCTACCGTCATCATTATTATTCTGCTGGCATTCGGCTTAATGAAGCTTGCACCCGGTGATTTGGCTGATGTGATTGCCGCACAATCTGGCGGCGCTTCTGCCGAATATATGCATGAAATGCGACAGTTATACGGTCTTGATGTGCCGCTGTGGCAGCAATTTACCCATTATCTTAATGCTATCTTCCATCTTAATTTGGGGTATTCGTTTCTTTATAACTCCAGCGTCAGCGATCTGATTATCAGCCGCCTGCCTGCCACGTTATTGTTGGCGCTGACGGCGATCTTTTTCGCGTTGGTATTGGGTGTTCTGCTCGGGATACTGGCTGCCCGTTATCGGGGAAGCTGGATCGACGGCCTGATCTCGGTTTTTTCCACCCTGGGGTTTGCCACGCCTTTATTCTGGATCGGCTTGTTACTGATTGTCGCCTTCTCGCTGAAATTACCCTGGCTACCTTCCGGGGGGTTTTCCACTGTCGGGGCCAATTACGTCAATATCTGGCAACACATCGCCGATGTGCTGCACCACCTGATCCTGCCAGCATTTTCACTCAGCCTGTTCTTCTTATCCGTCTATGTGCGCCTGAGGTCAGTGTGA
- a CDS encoding ketopantoate reductase family protein, whose product MIARGAHLAAIRERGLEYVAATGTFHVEVAASAEAADFGVQDVVICTLKAHALTASAPALARLLGKDTPVIFAQNGVPWWYFSSQNLAVPGVTLDPEAVMDRHIGLSRAVGCIIHCPSQLIAPGVVKQEGASARYYLGEPGGGRSERLRQLTDLLSPALPVIPVGDLRHEVWRKLRINIASSLLTTLTLSLPADIMKDQALRQLFQQILSETTGIAAAYGVRLPLDEEEVTQNFSRSLHAPSMLQDLLADRPLEVDAQLLVVQQLARAASVVTPALDSMLALLLQRLKATARSG is encoded by the coding sequence GTGATTGCCAGGGGGGCGCACTTAGCAGCGATACGCGAACGTGGTCTGGAATATGTTGCCGCAACCGGCACCTTCCATGTTGAGGTTGCGGCCAGCGCAGAGGCAGCGGATTTCGGTGTGCAGGATGTGGTGATCTGCACCTTAAAAGCCCATGCACTGACGGCGTCAGCACCGGCTCTGGCGCGTTTACTGGGGAAAGATACCCCGGTGATCTTTGCGCAGAATGGGGTGCCGTGGTGGTATTTCAGCAGTCAAAACCTGGCCGTACCCGGCGTGACGCTGGACCCGGAAGCGGTGATGGATCGCCACATCGGTTTGTCACGTGCGGTGGGGTGCATTATTCATTGCCCCAGTCAGTTAATCGCCCCCGGTGTCGTTAAACAGGAAGGAGCTAGCGCGCGCTACTATCTGGGGGAACCTGGCGGTGGCCGGAGCGAGCGATTACGGCAACTGACTGACCTGCTGTCTCCCGCTTTGCCGGTGATTCCGGTGGGTGATCTGCGTCATGAAGTCTGGCGAAAATTGCGCATCAATATCGCCAGTTCGTTGCTGACCACACTGACCCTTTCCCTGCCTGCGGACATCATGAAGGATCAAGCACTACGTCAGCTTTTTCAGCAGATACTGAGTGAAACCACCGGGATCGCCGCTGCTTACGGGGTGAGATTGCCACTGGACGAGGAGGAAGTGACGCAGAATTTTTCTCGCAGCTTGCATGCGCCTTCCATGTTGCAGGACCTGCTGGCAGATCGGCCGCTGGAAGTGGATGCGCAACTGTTGGTGGTGCAGCAACTGGCCCGCGCAGCCAGTGTGGTGACGCCGGCACTGGATAGCATGCTGGCGTTGTTATTGCAGCGATTAAAAGCGACGGCGAGGAGCGGGTGA
- a CDS encoding IclR family transcriptional regulator → MSQVLEKAVYLVDLVAKGITTLTDIAKAADMSRSTTHRLLGALVDANYLAFENKRYALGYRLLELGEMKKRSLDFIEVCRPVLVRYMELTQDTLHLAVIDGQDIVLLDRVAGHRQLRINSYPGLRNKAFMTAVGKVLIGNQPEETWKTQLRSYPAGYAKTVEQLMQDFRLAQKTNVARDIDECNVGTCGIASSFMVNNRLRIACSINGATVYFPPQRMEELVPVVRQLAEDLREAIDYSVRGGEFLLPGE, encoded by the coding sequence ATGAGTCAGGTGCTGGAGAAAGCCGTTTATTTAGTTGATTTGGTTGCGAAAGGCATCACAACATTAACGGATATCGCTAAGGCGGCGGATATGTCACGCAGCACCACTCATCGCCTGCTGGGTGCCCTGGTGGATGCCAACTATCTGGCGTTTGAGAACAAGCGCTACGCACTCGGCTATCGGTTACTGGAATTGGGCGAAATGAAAAAGCGCAGTCTGGATTTCATCGAAGTTTGCCGCCCTGTGCTGGTGCGTTATATGGAACTGACGCAAGATACACTTCACTTAGCCGTGATTGATGGACAGGATATTGTGCTACTGGACCGGGTGGCAGGACACCGCCAATTACGCATAAATTCCTATCCGGGGCTGAGAAACAAGGCGTTTATGACCGCAGTGGGGAAAGTACTGATTGGGAATCAACCCGAGGAAACATGGAAAACACAGCTGCGAAGCTATCCGGCGGGCTATGCCAAAACCGTGGAGCAACTGATGCAGGACTTCAGACTGGCGCAAAAAACCAATGTGGCACGGGATATAGACGAGTGCAACGTGGGCACCTGTGGTATCGCCTCCAGCTTTATGGTGAACAACCGCTTGCGAATTGCCTGTTCCATTAACGGTGCGACGGTCTATTTTCCCCCCCAGCGCATGGAGGAGCTGGTTCCGGTGGTGCGACAACTGGCCGAGGATCTGCGTGAAGCGATTGACTATTCTGTGCGTGGGGGTGAATTCCTGCTGCCGGGAGAATGA
- a CDS encoding ABC transporter substrate-binding protein: protein MKIRKTYYAIIMMVSGLLANTAMAQNLHDQLPATIRDAGKLVVGTSPTYPPLEYKDVTTMELKGLDIDLATEIAHRLGLGIEWKEAAFDQLINSLATGRINMGASGMTDIASRRGKVDFVDYFSTGSQLFTLKTLGAGLKQPSDVCGKPVAVNRNGIFYIRLQEFNQRVCQASGLADIQYWLVDKTADARLQMQQKRVLAAVQGVDAIRYLNEQPDSPDKGKYQLIGEPIAVDYAGFGFAKDQTVLRDLVVKALNEMIADGSYSKIFAKWDLSYAEVKRAMINTQPIN from the coding sequence GTGAAAATAAGAAAAACTTATTACGCAATTATTATGATGGTATCGGGTTTGTTGGCGAATACGGCCATGGCGCAGAATCTACATGACCAATTACCCGCAACGATTCGTGATGCGGGGAAATTAGTGGTCGGCACCAGCCCAACCTATCCACCGCTGGAATATAAAGATGTCACCACCATGGAGCTAAAAGGACTGGATATTGATTTAGCGACAGAGATTGCCCATCGCTTAGGTCTGGGAATTGAATGGAAAGAAGCGGCATTTGATCAGCTGATCAATTCCCTGGCGACCGGAAGAATAAACATGGGTGCCTCCGGGATGACGGATATTGCTTCCCGTCGTGGCAAAGTCGACTTTGTGGATTATTTCTCTACCGGCAGCCAGTTATTTACCCTGAAGACCTTGGGTGCCGGTTTAAAACAACCCAGCGATGTCTGCGGTAAGCCGGTCGCCGTGAATCGCAACGGCATCTTCTACATCCGTTTGCAAGAGTTTAATCAGCGGGTGTGCCAGGCCAGCGGCCTGGCGGATATTCAATACTGGCTGGTGGATAAGACCGCCGATGCTCGCCTGCAAATGCAGCAGAAACGCGTGCTGGCGGCTGTTCAGGGCGTCGATGCGATCCGTTACCTGAATGAACAGCCGGACTCTCCGGACAAAGGAAAATATCAGCTTATCGGCGAACCGATTGCGGTGGACTACGCCGGGTTTGGCTTCGCCAAAGATCAGACCGTACTGCGCGATCTGGTGGTTAAAGCGCTGAATGAAATGATCGCTGACGGCAGCTACAGCAAAATATTTGCTAAATGGGACCTGTCTTATGCAGAAGTCAAACGCGCGATGATTAACACGCAGCCCATTAATTAA
- a CDS encoding M24 family metallopeptidase, with product MQAILITRLDEIINHLGYEFFSQLTYPGIYRGAMRNVSPVLIEHAGKFTVVISEADSDACKVLDEDIAVKVYGRYFDWHKDLTQPALSFAAAIYDVIGNNSLVGDDNMPVSRYLALTGERDVELFSREVMAGRYIYHKSQQEIMAQWRSTRNADAALLRNYCLTLRDGPALVDWLARSDVGFAPLAQLCLSNNLSAIYISAPHEVEMFTGLPASCIGQYGITALYCPQHDDITLFSEQPLLRADFRPAGRADSLAAALLAQNLASIGYQADDLCVRDYLDCTAAGLALQDAAWVLRKWQDRRAGDDTAYFVFAANAVLAGFNAAQAFFWRNTTGDITERDLVAVFQQAVNRFASQLGFTGRVFSYFSIVHSGARTLLPATAGDYRVTAADKTIKFDMGLRATDVFGCTRGCSDIARTICTDPQQAAIHHRLRNLLIDQLTPAIRPGMSGEQIHQVGVDCLRPLEAELHGLNLLPAGKSVDDYRRDCGHTLQRQTISSVYFLPGVSETVEVGMLGCVEYVWPINDVLIAVEDGYLITPEKTLSFTAERMLP from the coding sequence ATGCAGGCAATATTAATCACCCGGTTAGATGAAATCATCAATCATCTGGGTTATGAGTTTTTCTCACAGCTGACTTATCCAGGCATCTATCGTGGTGCCATGCGCAATGTGTCTCCGGTGTTAATTGAACACGCCGGAAAGTTCACGGTAGTGATCAGTGAGGCTGACTCGGATGCCTGCAAGGTGTTGGATGAGGATATTGCGGTAAAAGTTTATGGTCGTTATTTTGACTGGCATAAAGATCTTACGCAGCCTGCACTGAGTTTCGCCGCAGCCATTTATGACGTCATCGGCAATAACAGCCTGGTGGGGGATGATAATATGCCGGTGAGCCGTTATTTAGCGTTAACCGGTGAACGTGACGTTGAATTATTTTCCCGGGAAGTCATGGCGGGGAGGTATATTTATCATAAGTCACAACAGGAAATTATGGCGCAATGGCGCAGTACGCGTAATGCGGATGCCGCATTGTTGCGTAATTACTGCCTCACCCTGCGCGATGGTCCGGCATTAGTCGACTGGCTGGCGCGCAGCGATGTCGGTTTCGCCCCGCTGGCGCAGCTGTGCCTGAGCAACAATCTGTCAGCCATTTATATCTCCGCGCCTCATGAAGTCGAGATGTTTACTGGTCTGCCTGCCAGTTGTATCGGGCAATACGGCATCACCGCGCTGTATTGCCCGCAGCATGATGATATTACCCTTTTCAGCGAGCAGCCCTTGCTACGAGCTGATTTCCGCCCCGCCGGCCGTGCAGATTCACTGGCTGCGGCATTGCTGGCGCAAAACCTCGCCAGCATTGGCTATCAGGCTGACGACCTCTGCGTGCGTGACTATCTTGACTGTACTGCTGCGGGTCTGGCCTTGCAGGATGCCGCCTGGGTACTGCGAAAATGGCAGGATCGGCGTGCCGGTGATGATACGGCCTATTTTGTGTTTGCGGCCAATGCGGTATTAGCCGGATTCAACGCGGCGCAGGCGTTCTTCTGGCGTAACACCACGGGTGATATCACCGAACGTGATCTGGTGGCAGTCTTCCAGCAGGCGGTCAATCGCTTCGCCAGCCAGTTGGGTTTTACCGGCCGCGTCTTCTCTTATTTCTCGATTGTTCATTCCGGGGCGCGGACACTGCTGCCTGCCACTGCCGGCGATTATCGCGTTACCGCCGCAGATAAGACCATCAAGTTTGATATGGGGCTCAGGGCAACCGACGTGTTTGGTTGCACCCGAGGCTGTTCTGATATCGCCCGCACCATCTGCACTGATCCGCAACAGGCTGCCATTCACCATCGGTTGCGTAATCTGCTGATTGATCAACTGACACCGGCGATTCGTCCGGGCATGAGTGGCGAGCAAATCCATCAGGTCGGGGTGGATTGTCTGCGTCCACTGGAAGCCGAGTTGCATGGCCTGAACCTGCTCCCGGCGGGAAAAAGCGTTGATGACTATCGCCGTGACTGTGGGCATACCCTGCAACGTCAGACGATATCCTCGGTCTATTTTTTGCCTGGCGTGAGTGAAACGGTGGAAGTGGGCATGCTCGGCTGTGTTGAGTATGTCTGGCCGATTAATGACGTGCTGATTGCGGTGGAAGATGGCTATTTGATCACCCCGGAGAAAACCCTCTCGTTCACCGCTGAAAGGATGCTGCCATGA
- a CDS encoding M20 family metallopeptidase codes for MSQSAELITLLTALVGCESYSGKEHNVQRLIADWFSVRGMPVQYQAAADGLQNVVVEIAGHDEGPTLWIGGHCDTVAIADGWQRQPHQPVIEGDRLYGLGAMDMKAGLAAAMVTVHQLFQQREQWGGRVIFAALADEEAWSRGADAFVSVERHIDAAIMCEPHFNDIVIGAMGKINIDVTVKGRAAHGSTPEKGVNAVTEAARLLVAIDQIQREPHPQFGPASHCVLNVSSGNAPYQISVPDFCTFRLNWQFMPGESAEQALQLLRQCAADLHSAATFTVSPARPHYESYLLANDEPALQLLLSSYRAITGKQPELRFGKGVSDANIFCGRAGIPTYLFGPGGANMHAGDEWVDLPQLALTQQIYLHFAQRFLHSLT; via the coding sequence ATGAGCCAGTCAGCGGAACTGATCACCTTACTGACCGCGCTGGTCGGCTGCGAAAGCTACTCCGGTAAAGAGCACAACGTACAGCGCCTGATTGCCGATTGGTTCAGCGTGCGTGGGATGCCGGTGCAGTATCAGGCGGCGGCTGACGGTTTGCAGAATGTGGTGGTAGAGATTGCCGGACATGATGAAGGGCCAACCTTGTGGATCGGTGGTCACTGCGACACGGTGGCGATTGCCGATGGCTGGCAACGACAGCCACACCAGCCAGTAATCGAAGGCGATCGCCTGTACGGGCTGGGTGCAATGGATATGAAAGCAGGGCTTGCTGCCGCCATGGTCACGGTTCACCAGCTGTTTCAACAGCGGGAACAGTGGGGCGGCAGGGTGATTTTCGCCGCCCTGGCGGATGAAGAAGCCTGGTCGCGCGGGGCGGATGCCTTTGTCAGCGTGGAGCGACATATCGATGCCGCCATTATGTGTGAACCGCACTTTAATGACATCGTGATTGGGGCAATGGGCAAGATCAACATCGATGTCACAGTCAAAGGGCGGGCTGCCCACGGTTCGACGCCGGAAAAAGGCGTCAATGCAGTAACCGAAGCCGCCAGGTTATTGGTGGCGATTGATCAGATTCAGCGCGAGCCCCATCCACAATTTGGTCCCGCCAGTCATTGTGTGCTGAATGTCAGCTCCGGTAATGCGCCTTACCAAATCAGCGTGCCGGACTTCTGCACCTTCCGCCTCAACTGGCAATTTATGCCGGGGGAAAGTGCCGAACAGGCGTTGCAGCTACTGCGCCAGTGCGCTGCCGATCTGCATTCCGCAGCCACCTTTACCGTCTCTCCGGCACGACCACATTACGAAAGCTACCTGCTTGCCAACGATGAACCGGCGCTGCAACTGCTGCTCAGCAGCTATCGCGCCATCACCGGCAAGCAACCTGAATTGCGCTTCGGCAAAGGGGTCAGCGACGCCAACATTTTCTGTGGTCGGGCGGGGATCCCGACGTATCTGTTTGGTCCCGGCGGCGCCAATATGCACGCCGGAGACGAATGGGTCGATTTGCCTCAACTGGCGCTGACTCAGCAGATCTACCTGCATTTCGCTCAGCGCTTTCTTCACTCTTTAACCTAA
- a CDS encoding M28 family peptidase, which produces MKPRMSALDYDFGHVMQHVDYMRTHFLNRKSGQGTDLAAGHYIVEVLQELGLDAQLQPFTTFDSDIGTSFVALGGASGEVIASRPCLHIEPTPPAGLTAELIDVGPGSVADYAGKDVRGKLVLAEVSYAPATPEKARIAAEMGAAGIVLMNWGEDHRNEIPWRALKAVWGNPTPATWHSIPRLAGVSISRADGIRLREKMRHGPLNLHINVTGSREWRELYQPLAWLRAPETSAEHEQFVVVSGHIDSWDPGVTDNITGMAVMLEIARLLAAQQQQLRRSVVFCFWNGHEVAEAAGSTWFVDSHWEQINRHAVAYVNIDSVGMKGTSEFHVSSCPELNGFSADLSRAVFADTLPQKVMTLRRVGDQSFFGVGVPAVTGRHSYSPQVVASQHGATLGWYNHTEFDTIEVMDEAALEADLDWCSRYVHALVARPVLPHRFSARLEDMRTRFNQALHQPCDPAHLQRIPQMLALLATQITAFDAWLEQLNSHGGEAMQYQRASQTVIRLSRLLTFITTSASGRYGQDSYGVSTLAEPVPMLASLNRFHQLAGDELEARLLLTQLIRQRQQITDAIEAARALLEDVAGLTALEQQHA; this is translated from the coding sequence ATGAAACCCCGGATGAGTGCGCTCGATTACGATTTTGGACATGTGATGCAGCATGTGGATTACATGCGAACGCATTTCCTCAATCGTAAAAGCGGGCAGGGAACCGATCTCGCTGCCGGTCACTACATTGTTGAGGTGTTGCAGGAATTGGGCCTCGACGCGCAGTTACAGCCGTTCACCACCTTTGATAGCGATATCGGGACATCCTTTGTGGCACTTGGTGGCGCGTCGGGTGAGGTGATTGCCTCCAGGCCCTGCCTGCATATCGAACCGACACCGCCAGCAGGATTAACTGCCGAACTGATTGATGTCGGTCCGGGTAGCGTGGCGGATTATGCCGGGAAGGATGTGCGGGGCAAGTTGGTGCTGGCTGAAGTCTCCTATGCCCCGGCGACACCGGAAAAAGCGCGGATTGCAGCGGAAATGGGTGCAGCCGGGATTGTGCTGATGAATTGGGGGGAGGATCACCGCAATGAAATCCCGTGGCGCGCATTAAAAGCGGTATGGGGCAATCCAACCCCGGCCACCTGGCATAGCATTCCACGCCTGGCGGGTGTCAGTATTTCCCGTGCCGATGGCATCCGGCTGCGTGAAAAGATGCGCCATGGCCCGCTCAATTTACATATTAACGTGACAGGGTCACGCGAATGGCGTGAATTATATCAACCGCTGGCCTGGCTGCGCGCGCCGGAAACGTCAGCCGAACACGAGCAATTTGTGGTGGTGTCCGGCCATATTGACTCCTGGGATCCGGGTGTCACCGATAACATCACCGGGATGGCAGTGATGCTTGAGATCGCCCGATTGTTGGCGGCACAGCAGCAGCAACTGCGGCGCTCGGTGGTGTTTTGTTTCTGGAATGGGCACGAGGTCGCCGAAGCGGCTGGCTCGACCTGGTTTGTCGATAGCCACTGGGAGCAGATTAACCGCCACGCTGTCGCCTACGTCAATATCGACTCGGTCGGAATGAAAGGGACCAGCGAGTTCCACGTCAGCAGTTGTCCGGAACTCAACGGTTTCTCCGCCGATCTCTCCCGGGCGGTATTTGCCGATACGCTGCCGCAAAAAGTGATGACGCTGCGTCGCGTCGGCGATCAGTCTTTCTTCGGCGTCGGCGTACCGGCCGTAACCGGACGTCACAGCTACAGTCCTCAGGTGGTCGCCAGCCAGCATGGCGCGACCCTCGGCTGGTACAACCACACCGAATTCGACACCATCGAGGTGATGGATGAAGCCGCACTGGAGGCTGATCTCGACTGGTGCTCGCGTTATGTGCATGCGTTGGTGGCACGGCCGGTGTTGCCGCACCGCTTCAGCGCACGTCTCGAAGATATGCGCACACGTTTCAATCAGGCCTTGCATCAACCTTGCGATCCCGCGCATTTACAGCGTATTCCGCAGATGCTGGCGCTACTGGCCACACAGATCACGGCTTTTGACGCCTGGCTGGAACAGCTCAACAGCCACGGCGGTGAAGCCATGCAATACCAACGCGCCAGTCAGACGGTAATCCGTCTCTCGCGTCTGCTGACTTTTATTACTACCTCAGCCAGTGGCCGCTACGGACAGGACAGCTATGGCGTCAGCACCCTGGCCGAGCCGGTGCCCATGCTTGCCAGCCTCAACCGTTTTCACCAGTTGGCCGGTGATGAACTGGAAGCCCGCCTGTTACTCACACAGCTGATTCGCCAGCGGCAACAGATCACCGATGCTATTGAGGCCGCACGCGCGTTGCTGGAGGATGTTGCCGGGCTGACGGCGCTGGAGCAACAGCATGCGTAA
- a CDS encoding aspartate/glutamate racemase family protein translates to MRKRLYVINASSRRDTGITENIAASLSWMQFPAAPEIVCVTLADGPCGIVSARDSDDAAPAVLRFIEQKAQQPDSAGFVVACFSDPGVHAARELTSKPVVGIGEAGLSAALSLGDVIGSLGVSAGRGSKVWRLARTMGVHHRLIGHQGLGLDYAELQQPAQVEQRLIAAAQQLKAAGAEALLFAGAGLARYVSALEQAVELPVVDPTQAAAGLVLAQIMQSNGGRG, encoded by the coding sequence ATGCGTAAACGCCTTTACGTTATCAATGCCTCCAGCCGCCGCGATACCGGTATCACCGAGAATATCGCCGCCAGCCTGAGCTGGATGCAGTTTCCGGCTGCACCTGAGATCGTCTGCGTCACGCTGGCGGATGGCCCCTGTGGCATCGTCAGCGCGCGCGATAGCGATGATGCAGCGCCTGCGGTACTGCGCTTTATCGAACAAAAAGCGCAACAGCCGGATAGCGCGGGTTTTGTCGTGGCCTGTTTCTCCGATCCCGGCGTCCACGCCGCCCGCGAACTGACATCAAAACCGGTGGTGGGCATTGGCGAAGCCGGTTTATCTGCCGCGCTGAGCCTCGGCGATGTGATTGGCTCGCTGGGCGTATCTGCCGGGCGCGGCAGCAAAGTGTGGCGTCTCGCCCGGACGATGGGCGTCCATCATCGCCTTATCGGGCATCAGGGACTGGGGCTGGATTATGCCGAACTGCAACAGCCGGCGCAGGTCGAGCAGCGCCTGATTGCCGCCGCTCAGCAACTGAAAGCCGCAGGTGCGGAAGCGCTGTTGTTCGCCGGAGCGGGTCTGGCGCGCTATGTCTCTGCGCTGGAGCAGGCGGTGGAACTGCCGGTGGTTGATCCGACGCAGGCCGCTGCCGGTCTGGTACTGGCCCAGATTATGCAGTCAAACGGGGGACGCGGATGA
- a CDS encoding amidohydrolase family protein, with product MISPVYWIEANELYAPAALGRKQLLIAAGKILAIGDDLQMAAQALNASPIIHAGKVIPGLIDQHIHYTGGGDGDGPLARMPELSLEEIAAAGITTSVGLLGSETEAKNLSQLLRKAHELQRQGLTTFIYSGAMPLPAPFLTQSVRSDLALIEKCIGAKSAIAERVYPNLDFAALAALAGELVLARAMTGKACVLHLHVGRMAAGLQSLLRLIDEMDFPIDMAVPTHINRVPQTSPVFAQGLDFARAGGTIDFTACLGPLDGIPTGIDAVAALCRATDEGVALSQLTLSTDAGVAVPDGQGGVRRVMPSILFRDVRRLVHQAGWRWSEALQPVTTNVARVLRLSDSKGQIAPGYDADFVFLNQDDEPAQVWSRGRCLFDVQSHH from the coding sequence ATGATAAGCCCGGTTTACTGGATTGAGGCCAACGAACTGTATGCCCCCGCCGCACTGGGGCGTAAGCAGCTGTTGATCGCCGCCGGGAAAATTCTGGCGATCGGCGATGATCTGCAAATGGCGGCGCAGGCACTGAACGCGTCCCCGATCATCCATGCCGGGAAAGTGATTCCGGGCCTGATTGATCAGCATATTCATTATACCGGCGGCGGGGATGGCGACGGCCCACTGGCGCGTATGCCGGAACTCTCCCTGGAGGAGATTGCCGCCGCCGGCATCACCACCAGCGTGGGGCTGCTGGGCAGTGAAACGGAAGCCAAAAATCTCTCCCAGTTGCTGCGTAAAGCGCATGAGCTGCAACGGCAGGGACTGACCACGTTTATTTATAGCGGTGCAATGCCGTTACCCGCGCCATTCCTGACGCAGAGCGTGCGTTCCGATCTGGCCCTGATTGAGAAATGCATTGGTGCCAAGTCGGCGATTGCTGAACGTGTCTATCCGAATCTCGATTTCGCGGCACTGGCCGCGCTGGCGGGTGAGCTGGTACTGGCCCGGGCGATGACCGGGAAAGCCTGCGTGTTGCACCTGCACGTGGGCCGCATGGCCGCCGGGCTGCAATCCCTGCTGCGGCTGATCGATGAAATGGATTTTCCCATCGACATGGCGGTGCCTACCCATATCAATCGTGTGCCGCAGACGTCACCGGTATTTGCGCAGGGACTGGATTTCGCCCGTGCCGGAGGAACCATTGATTTCACTGCCTGCCTTGGCCCGTTGGACGGTATTCCTACCGGAATTGATGCGGTTGCCGCGCTTTGTCGCGCCACGGACGAGGGGGTGGCACTCAGCCAGTTGACGCTCTCCACGGATGCCGGGGTGGCGGTGCCGGATGGGCAGGGTGGCGTGCGCCGAGTGATGCCATCCATCCTGTTCCGCGATGTTCGTCGTCTGGTGCATCAGGCCGGATGGCGCTGGAGCGAAGCGCTACAACCAGTAACCACCAACGTCGCACGGGTGTTACGCCTCAGCGACAGCAAAGGGCAGATCGCGCCGGGCTATGACGCGGATTTCGTGTTCCTCAATCAGGACGATGAGCCAGCGCAGGTCTGGAGCCGTGGCCGTTGTTTGTTTGATGTTCAGTCACATCACTAA
- a CDS encoding PotD/PotF family extracellular solute-binding protein yields the protein MTQLKKKGYVAAVLALGMMSILAAMQPAQAEDRVVRVMTFGSTWEKVLKPLSAEFKQETGIQIVPVIENSSAEGLAKLQASRAHPGVDVWFTGEAIALRAATDSSLFLPLPKDKIPNLSQLMPGAASDKFVAYWYFPTGIVYRPDLVPGGKIASWQTLFTPPFKNKIALPLPAVYPGRTILIFSLLHGGSIDNVDPGIQFLGQHRDQVAMFHSSDTAARKALASGEIIAMLGSPSAVKELSDQHIPVAMVSPKPTPLIFEGMMMVNNGNAAAAAEFINHALSAKWQAFMTQAYNLAPVNKQVKAAPALINLLPMPENAVKFDEQKINVHLGEWTEKFNNVISQ from the coding sequence ATGACACAGCTTAAAAAGAAAGGGTATGTCGCGGCGGTTCTGGCGTTAGGAATGATGAGTATACTGGCAGCCATGCAACCGGCACAGGCGGAAGATCGGGTTGTCCGGGTGATGACCTTTGGATCGACATGGGAAAAAGTACTGAAGCCACTGTCAGCTGAATTCAAACAGGAAACCGGCATTCAGATAGTACCGGTGATTGAAAACAGTTCTGCGGAAGGTCTTGCCAAGCTGCAAGCTTCACGGGCGCATCCGGGGGTGGACGTCTGGTTCACCGGGGAAGCTATCGCGCTACGTGCTGCCACCGATAGCAGCCTGTTTTTACCGCTGCCGAAAGATAAAATCCCCAACCTGTCACAGTTGATGCCCGGTGCCGCGTCTGACAAATTCGTCGCCTACTGGTACTTCCCAACCGGCATTGTTTATCGTCCCGACCTGGTGCCGGGCGGAAAGATTGCTTCGTGGCAAACGCTGTTTACCCCGCCTTTTAAAAACAAAATCGCGCTGCCGTTACCGGCGGTCTATCCGGGCAGAACCATTTTGATCTTCTCGCTGTTGCATGGTGGATCGATTGATAACGTGGACCCGGGCATTCAATTCCTCGGTCAGCATCGTGATCAGGTGGCGATGTTCCACTCTTCCGACACCGCCGCACGTAAGGCGCTGGCGAGTGGCGAAATCATTGCCATGCTCGGTTCACCGTCGGCGGTGAAAGAACTGTCCGATCAGCATATCCCGGTTGCGATGGTCAGTCCGAAACCGACGCCGCTGATCTTTGAAGGCATGATGATGGTCAACAATGGCAACGCCGCAGCGGCTGCGGAATTTATTAACCATGCGTTATCGGCAAAGTGGCAGGCATTTATGACCCAGGCCTACAACCTTGCACCGGTGAATAAACAGGTGAAGGCTGCGCCAGCGCTGATTAACCTGCTGCCAATGCCGGAGAATGCCGTCAAATTTGATGAGCAGAAGATCAATGTGCATCTCGGTGAGTGGACAGAAAAATTCAATAACGTGATCAGTCAGTAA